Proteins from a single region of Oscillatoria sp. FACHB-1406:
- a CDS encoding diguanylate cyclase, which translates to MLTTVLLVEDNSADARLLELFLARTKGKQYSFVRVETLAAALKAVEENEFSAILLDLSLPDSHGLETLGHMYETAANVPIVVLTGFDDEELAIAALREGAQDYLIKNEIDSNVLRRAIHYAIERQQMLAQMQASEVRYRGIVEDLTEFICRFLPDGTITFANDAYCRYFGLEVGSAIGQRFLPPIPFEDAELVRQHFEAIAPQTPTHTIEHRVIVPNGEIRWQQRIDRAIFDERGRIVEYQSVGRDITALKQVEEQLQQRLARERLLGLITQRILQSSDPLAILQTTVDELSTFLECDRVIVGQFQPDGSSQVIVEALRFNALSMLDFTLPEFGIVDALRRVGTKEEIDPLCWQHEALSNELAQFRIQSQWVVPIWTSGRGDSDDCHLFLPTCEGGTAETSSRVCLWGLLAVHQSNRARQWDESETSLLEQVANQLAIAIQQFQLYQNLKAANQELKLLASVDGLTQAANRRCFDEYLDLQWERSLKEGLPLSLILCDIDFFKFYNDCYGHLAGDECLKQVVAQISSVVRNASGLVARYGGEEFAIVLPDTALTRAYQIAQQISARVKALQIPHARSEVNDYVTLSLGVASTIPRREGDSLQLIAAADRALYHAKASGRDRAVQKLMVVLD; encoded by the coding sequence ATGCTGACAACGGTGCTACTGGTTGAAGACAATTCTGCGGATGCGCGTTTGCTGGAGCTTTTTTTAGCTCGCACGAAGGGTAAGCAATACAGCTTTGTGAGAGTGGAAACGCTGGCAGCAGCACTGAAAGCGGTCGAGGAAAACGAATTTAGTGCAATCTTGCTCGATTTATCGTTACCCGACAGTCACGGACTGGAAACGTTAGGTCATATGTACGAAACCGCAGCGAACGTTCCGATTGTTGTCTTGACGGGATTTGATGATGAAGAACTGGCGATCGCGGCGCTCAGAGAAGGGGCGCAAGATTATTTGATTAAGAATGAGATCGATTCTAACGTTTTGAGGCGGGCGATTCACTACGCGATCGAACGGCAGCAGATGCTGGCTCAAATGCAAGCATCTGAAGTCCGATATCGCGGTATTGTTGAGGATTTAACGGAGTTTATTTGCCGGTTTTTGCCCGATGGAACGATTACTTTCGCTAATGATGCTTACTGCCGCTATTTTGGTTTAGAAGTGGGTAGCGCGATCGGACAGCGTTTTTTGCCGCCGATTCCGTTTGAGGATGCTGAGTTAGTGCGGCAGCATTTTGAAGCGATCGCGCCGCAAACACCAACGCACACCATCGAACATCGCGTTATCGTCCCGAACGGCGAGATTCGCTGGCAACAGCGCATCGATCGCGCTATTTTCGACGAGCGCGGGCGCATTGTCGAGTATCAGTCCGTCGGACGCGATATTACCGCCCTCAAGCAAGTTGAGGAGCAACTGCAACAACGTCTCGCCCGCGAGCGTTTGCTCGGTTTGATTACTCAACGTATCTTGCAATCGTCCGATCCGCTCGCAATTCTTCAAACGACGGTGGATGAGTTAAGCACTTTTCTCGAATGCGATCGCGTCATTGTCGGGCAATTTCAGCCCGATGGTAGCAGCCAAGTCATCGTCGAAGCCTTACGTTTCAATGCCCTTTCTATGCTCGATTTTACCTTGCCCGAGTTTGGGATTGTGGACGCTTTAAGGCGCGTTGGCACGAAGGAGGAAATCGATCCGCTCTGCTGGCAACACGAGGCTTTATCGAACGAACTAGCGCAATTTCGGATTCAAAGTCAATGGGTGGTGCCGATTTGGACGAGCGGGCGGGGCGACTCGGATGACTGCCATTTATTTCTCCCCACGTGCGAGGGAGGAACAGCAGAAACGAGTTCTCGCGTCTGTTTGTGGGGGCTGCTTGCCGTTCATCAGAGCAACCGCGCGCGCCAGTGGGATGAATCGGAGACGAGCTTGCTCGAGCAGGTGGCCAACCAATTAGCGATCGCGATTCAGCAGTTTCAACTCTACCAAAATCTTAAAGCGGCTAATCAAGAGCTAAAACTGCTGGCTTCAGTGGATGGTTTGACGCAAGCGGCAAATCGTCGTTGTTTCGACGAGTATCTCGATCTGCAATGGGAGCGCAGTCTGAAGGAAGGCTTGCCGTTATCTTTGATTTTGTGCGATATCGATTTTTTTAAGTTCTACAACGATTGCTACGGACATCTGGCTGGCGACGAATGCCTCAAGCAAGTGGTTGCCCAAATCAGCAGCGTCGTGCGCAATGCGTCGGGTTTAGTGGCGCGCTATGGGGGGGAAGAGTTTGCGATTGTTTTACCCGATACGGCTTTGACTAGAGCGTATCAGATTGCTCAGCAGATTTCGGCTCGCGTTAAAGCGCTCCAGATTCCTCACGCCAGATCGGAGGTTAACGATTACGTGACGCTGAGTTTGGGGGTAGCGAGTACGATTCCCCGACGCGAGGGCGATAGCTTGCAACTGATTGCGGCGGCAGATCGGGCGTTGTATCATGCTAAAGCGAGCGGGCGCGATCGCGCCGTGCAAAAATTGATGGTGGTTTTGGATTGA
- a CDS encoding glycosyltransferase family 4 protein, with protein MVNEHLPKSWFLPLQFQSRGKRKPHKDIAGACDEQRLLIVTQFYPPDYAATGQLISELAARLGGLGMQVNIFTGQPGYAFKKDSAPKREVTECVSIQRSRTSRILPLRIRGRAINGLLFCLRAAMHLLKTAKQRDLLTISTEPAYLPFLGYLAHLLFGLPYICILYDLYPDVAVELNVISPRHWLVRLWNWCNRQTWKHAQSIIVLSPSMKNRVVAQYPEIAHKIAIIPSWADPEAIAPIEKQQNWFARKFDLTEKFTVLYSGNLGRCHDLDTLLDAAHLLQDEPIQFVFIGQGAKLESCIERVKSLNLNNCLFLPYQDKSVLPYSLTACDLSIVSISCGLEGVIAPSKLYGILAAGRPVAAICEPHSYLRELLDNADCGRAFNNGDSLGLANFIRHLAKTPELVKNWGSSGRAYLMEHFTPEIIAKEYFRLFERAIRND; from the coding sequence ATGGTCAACGAACATCTACCTAAATCCTGGTTTTTGCCCCTACAGTTTCAGTCTCGAGGGAAGCGCAAACCCCATAAAGATATCGCGGGGGCGTGCGACGAGCAAAGGCTTCTAATCGTTACTCAGTTTTACCCGCCCGACTACGCCGCTACCGGACAGCTAATTTCCGAACTAGCCGCTCGTTTGGGAGGGTTGGGGATGCAAGTCAATATCTTTACGGGACAGCCCGGATATGCCTTCAAGAAAGATTCCGCTCCTAAGCGCGAAGTTACCGAGTGCGTTAGCATTCAGCGATCGCGAACTTCCCGAATTTTACCCTTACGCATTCGCGGGCGTGCCATCAACGGTTTGCTATTTTGTCTGCGCGCGGCGATGCACCTGCTGAAAACGGCAAAACAGCGCGACCTCTTGACAATTTCCACGGAACCTGCATATCTACCCTTCTTAGGCTACCTCGCCCATTTACTGTTCGGACTTCCCTATATTTGTATCCTCTACGACCTCTATCCCGATGTCGCTGTCGAATTGAACGTGATCTCGCCTCGGCATTGGCTGGTACGCCTTTGGAATTGGTGCAACCGCCAGACTTGGAAACACGCCCAGAGCATTATCGTCCTGTCTCCGAGCATGAAAAATCGAGTTGTGGCGCAGTATCCCGAAATTGCCCATAAAATCGCCATTATACCCAGTTGGGCAGATCCAGAGGCGATCGCACCCATCGAAAAACAACAGAACTGGTTCGCGCGCAAATTCGACCTCACCGAAAAATTCACCGTCCTCTACTCCGGCAACCTCGGACGCTGCCACGATCTCGATACGCTCTTGGATGCCGCCCATCTATTGCAAGACGAACCCATTCAATTTGTCTTCATCGGGCAGGGAGCCAAACTCGAAAGTTGCATCGAACGAGTCAAATCCCTAAACTTAAATAATTGCTTATTTTTGCCCTATCAAGATAAATCTGTCTTGCCGTACTCCCTAACCGCTTGCGATCTCTCAATTGTTAGCATTAGCTGCGGCTTAGAAGGAGTTATCGCGCCCAGCAAACTCTACGGTATTTTAGCCGCCGGTCGTCCGGTTGCTGCAATTTGCGAGCCGCACTCCTACTTGCGCGAACTGCTCGATAACGCCGACTGCGGGCGAGCCTTCAACAATGGCGACAGTCTGGGTTTAGCAAATTTCATTCGCCATTTAGCAAAAACTCCCGAACTGGTGAAAAATTGGGGATCGTCGGGGCGCGCTTACTTAATGGAGCATTTTACTCCAGAAATTATTGCTAAAGAGTATTTTCGCTTGTTCGAGCGCGCGATTCGGAATGATTAG
- a CDS encoding SGNH/GDSL hydrolase family protein, whose amino-acid sequence MRKRRKRFKLFLGGVVIGAIAIELFLRLAFGLGTPVLSQADPLTGYRFQPNQHVVRFGRTIAYNQYSQRSNAIATPKPAPTFRILMTGDSVLNGGTPIAQNETITALFQAELAKTKKSVEVLNASAGSWGIGNALGYLREFGLFDSNALILQIGTHDLVQPTSTSDRVGIDPNYPNHRPLLALQELFARYLLPRIFPAPPPKEIPTTATPETQFRQNMQSLRAIATLARQQNIPVSVLYTPNWTDILPQPSEPPFKAEFLKILTELNIRAYDSQAAWSKLPPATVKTYFRDSVHLTVLGNRALVKLLSSDER is encoded by the coding sequence ATGAGGAAACGACGCAAAAGATTTAAACTTTTTTTAGGGGGAGTAGTCATTGGCGCGATCGCGATCGAACTTTTCCTGCGCTTAGCCTTCGGCTTAGGAACGCCCGTTCTCTCTCAAGCCGATCCTCTGACGGGATATCGCTTCCAGCCCAATCAGCACGTCGTTCGCTTCGGACGCACGATCGCCTACAATCAATATTCCCAGCGTTCCAACGCGATCGCAACCCCCAAACCCGCCCCGACGTTCCGCATCCTGATGACAGGAGATTCCGTTCTCAATGGCGGTACGCCCATCGCCCAAAATGAGACAATTACCGCCCTTTTTCAAGCCGAACTCGCAAAAACAAAAAAATCAGTCGAAGTTCTCAACGCTTCCGCCGGATCTTGGGGAATTGGCAATGCTTTAGGATACTTGCGCGAATTCGGCTTATTCGACAGTAACGCCCTCATCCTACAAATTGGTACGCACGATCTCGTTCAGCCCACCAGTACGAGCGATCGCGTCGGAATCGATCCCAACTATCCCAACCATCGCCCCCTCCTCGCCCTACAAGAACTCTTCGCCCGCTATCTTCTGCCGCGCATTTTTCCCGCACCACCCCCGAAGGAAATTCCGACAACCGCAACTCCCGAAACCCAATTCCGCCAAAATATGCAATCGCTGCGCGCCATCGCCACCCTCGCACGCCAGCAAAATATCCCCGTTTCCGTCCTTTATACCCCCAATTGGACGGATATCTTACCCCAGCCCAGCGAACCGCCGTTTAAAGCAGAATTCCTAAAAATATTGACAGAATTAAATATTCGTGCATACGATAGTCAGGCGGCTTGGTCGAAACTGCCTCCCGCCACCGTCAAAACTTACTTTCGCGATAGCGTTCATCTCACCGTCCTTGGCAATCGCGCCCTCGTGAAACTCTTAAGTAGCGACGAACGCTAG
- a CDS encoding class I SAM-dependent methyltransferase, which yields MSYSQRLLQQGTSITRLAHQSRFKQVIDALDNQSYQRVLDFGCGDGWLLKVAREQGIIQSGYGVDISDYMLSACEELFSGNQEFEFMKPDEMKNRILPQSCDLILCTETLEHVGNAEGAIADFLPYAKPGAKIIISVPIEVGPSLLVKQIGRYFANLKGRYGYERYRISELVSASLFWDAESFPSSHREDVELRAHKGFDYRKLEKIVKDKIAIERRYFSPFPLLGNLLNSTVVWVGRVKA from the coding sequence ATGTCTTATTCCCAACGCCTCCTACAACAAGGCACATCGATTACTCGCCTCGCCCATCAATCGCGATTCAAACAAGTAATTGATGCGCTGGATAACCAATCCTATCAACGGGTTTTAGACTTTGGTTGCGGCGACGGTTGGTTGTTAAAAGTTGCGCGAGAGCAAGGCATCATTCAATCGGGCTACGGTGTCGATATTTCCGACTATATGCTCTCGGCGTGCGAAGAATTGTTCTCGGGAAACCAGGAATTTGAGTTTATGAAACCCGACGAAATGAAAAATCGCATTCTGCCCCAAAGTTGCGATTTAATTTTATGTACGGAAACCCTAGAACACGTCGGCAATGCAGAAGGCGCGATCGCGGATTTCTTGCCCTATGCTAAACCCGGCGCTAAAATAATTATTTCCGTCCCGATTGAAGTCGGCCCCTCTCTCCTCGTCAAACAAATAGGGCGCTATTTTGCGAACTTAAAAGGACGCTACGGTTACGAACGCTACAGAATTTCCGAGTTAGTTTCCGCCAGTCTTTTTTGGGATGCAGAAAGTTTTCCCTCTTCCCATCGCGAAGATGTCGAACTGAGAGCGCATAAAGGATTTGATTATCGCAAACTCGAAAAAATAGTGAAAGATAAAATCGCGATCGAACGGCGTTATTTTTCGCCATTTCCGCTTTTAGGAAATCTCTTAAATAGTACGGTAGTTTGGGTAGGGCGCGTTAAAGCATGA
- a CDS encoding glycosyltransferase, with protein MKILQVIPSLNPELGGPTQVAICLTKALQSAGATVEIVTTDDCGNERLKVPLNRKIEYEGVPVWFLPRFSPPLKEFIFSPAITQWFVNNIRNYDISDNHYLFSYAPSCAAAIARFYNIPYTVRTMGQLSPWALAQSRKKKQIYMRLIEGRNLEKAAAIHCTSSGEEQDVRNFGLMNPTITLPLGVPVPPRFPEASDKVRDRYQLPRDVPLLLFLSRLHYKKRPDLLLEALSSLPKEQKFHLIFAGTGEADYVEELQALVEALDLKSCVSFIGFASGEEKDILLQGCDVFILPSYADNFAIAVAEAMAAGLPVIITQGIQIAPDIVQAEAGIVVEGEVEALKRAIAQLLTSPTQRAKMGDNGRNWARGRYSWEANATQLIPIYERIIQKKL; from the coding sequence GTGAAAATATTACAAGTTATTCCTTCATTAAACCCCGAACTGGGAGGGCCGACACAAGTTGCAATTTGTTTGACAAAAGCATTGCAATCTGCGGGTGCAACCGTGGAAATTGTTACGACAGACGATTGCGGCAACGAACGTTTAAAGGTTCCTTTAAATCGTAAAATTGAATATGAAGGCGTTCCCGTCTGGTTTTTACCGCGTTTCTCACCGCCGTTGAAAGAATTCATTTTTTCTCCCGCTATTACTCAATGGTTTGTCAACAATATTCGCAACTACGATATTTCAGATAATCATTACTTATTCTCTTACGCACCGAGTTGCGCGGCGGCAATTGCTCGTTTTTATAACATTCCTTATACCGTTCGAACGATGGGACAACTTTCTCCTTGGGCATTAGCTCAAAGTCGAAAGAAAAAACAGATTTATATGCGCTTAATCGAAGGACGCAACTTAGAAAAAGCAGCTGCAATTCACTGTACTTCTAGCGGCGAAGAACAAGATGTGCGAAACTTCGGTTTAATGAACCCGACTATTACGCTTCCCCTCGGCGTTCCGGTTCCGCCGCGCTTTCCTGAAGCATCGGATAAAGTTCGCGATCGCTATCAGCTTCCGAGGGACGTTCCTCTGCTTCTTTTCCTCTCGAGACTGCATTACAAAAAGCGTCCGGATTTACTGCTAGAAGCTTTATCTTCTCTGCCGAAGGAGCAAAAGTTTCATCTCATTTTTGCGGGAACGGGAGAGGCAGATTATGTTGAGGAACTTCAAGCACTTGTTGAAGCCTTGGACTTAAAATCGTGCGTCTCTTTTATCGGGTTTGCGAGCGGGGAAGAAAAAGATATCTTGTTGCAAGGCTGCGATGTATTTATCTTACCGTCCTATGCCGATAATTTTGCGATCGCGGTAGCTGAAGCAATGGCAGCGGGATTACCCGTTATTATCACTCAAGGAATTCAAATTGCCCCCGATATCGTGCAAGCGGAGGCAGGAATTGTGGTAGAAGGAGAAGTAGAGGCATTAAAACGCGCGATCGCGCAACTCTTGACTTCGCCGACTCAGCGCGCAAAAATGGGGGACAATGGCAGGAATTGGGCGCGCGGGCGCTACAGTTGGGAGGCGAATGCAACTCAGCTTATCCCTATATACGAGCGCATTATTCAAAAGAAATTATGA
- a CDS encoding glycosyltransferase yields the protein MFRCHLWFPNIFEFKGGIQVYSAFLLDALQSIAPETHYEVFLKHDKRYPPELERRENLRFHCTGKWSLSIRTLMFASQVLYYGAVEKPDLILTTHLNFTPAAYWLKRQFGIPYWTIVYGVDAWNIQRRRLKVALQNADRIISIGEYTRDRLLKEQNLDPQRFSLLPCTFDASSFQIAPKSQTLLDRYGLKPDTKIILTVARLDDSEQYKGYDKIISALPLIRQQIPNIHYILVGKGSDRDRVEGLIEGLQLQDFVTLAGFVPDEEILDYYNLCDVFAMPSKGEGFGIVYLEALACGKPALGGNCDGAIDALRGGELGALVNPDSVEEIAATLVNILQGTYPNPLMYQPEHLREKVIEVYGVEQFNRTLAQILATKIS from the coding sequence ATGTTTCGCTGTCATCTCTGGTTCCCCAACATTTTTGAATTCAAAGGTGGCATTCAAGTTTATTCAGCCTTCCTTCTCGATGCCTTACAATCGATCGCGCCCGAAACGCATTATGAGGTTTTTCTCAAGCACGATAAGCGCTACCCGCCAGAGTTAGAACGACGAGAAAATCTACGCTTTCACTGTACGGGAAAGTGGTCTTTATCCATCCGTACTTTAATGTTTGCCTCGCAAGTTTTGTACTACGGCGCGGTAGAAAAGCCCGATCTCATCCTCACCACGCACCTCAATTTTACACCCGCCGCTTATTGGTTAAAACGACAGTTCGGGATTCCTTATTGGACAATCGTTTATGGCGTTGATGCTTGGAATATTCAACGCCGTCGTTTAAAAGTTGCATTACAGAATGCCGATCGCATCATCTCCATCGGCGAGTATACGCGCGATCGCCTCCTCAAAGAACAAAACCTCGATCCGCAACGCTTTTCTCTTCTTCCTTGTACCTTCGATGCAAGCAGCTTTCAGATTGCGCCCAAGTCTCAAACCTTGCTCGATCGCTATGGCTTAAAACCCGATACAAAAATTATTTTAACTGTCGCTCGCCTCGACGATAGCGAGCAATATAAGGGCTACGATAAGATTATTTCTGCTTTACCGTTAATTCGCCAGCAAATCCCCAATATTCATTATATTTTAGTCGGAAAGGGGAGCGATCGCGATCGCGTTGAAGGTTTAATCGAAGGCTTGCAACTTCAGGATTTCGTCACCCTCGCGGGATTCGTTCCCGACGAGGAAATTTTGGATTATTATAACCTCTGCGATGTTTTTGCCATGCCTTCTAAAGGGGAAGGATTCGGCATTGTTTACCTGGAGGCGCTGGCTTGCGGCAAACCGGCGCTAGGGGGAAATTGCGATGGCGCGATCGATGCGTTGCGAGGGGGAGAACTAGGCGCGTTAGTCAATCCGGATTCGGTGGAAGAAATTGCGGCAACGCTGGTTAATATTTTACAAGGAACTTATCCCAATCCGTTGATGTATCAGCCCGAACATTTACGAGAAAAAGTGATAGAAGTGTATGGAGTCGAACAATTCAACCGCACGCTCGCTCAAATTTTAGCTACAAAAATTTCGTGA
- the ylqF gene encoding ribosome biogenesis GTPase YlqF, producing MSALIQWYPGHIAKAERQLKEQLKRVDVVLEVLDARIPLASHHPQVREWIGDKPRVIVLNRMDTIPISVQQGWKSEFGDRGETLYFTDAKHGKGINAVKKAAQAAGVAMNQRRRDRGMLPRSVRAVVIGMPNVGKSALINRLVGRKAVRSERRAGVTRQLQWVRISDEIELLDAPGVIPWRLENQENAVKLAICEDIGEAAYDNQRVAAALVDLLIKLGFAEILKSRYQLEAEMLTGEEYIYNLAQTRYRGDVERVSVLFLNDFRKGIMGEIPLELPNDGDRVTEEY from the coding sequence TTGAGCGCTCTAATTCAGTGGTATCCCGGACATATTGCCAAAGCCGAACGGCAACTCAAAGAACAACTCAAGCGCGTTGATGTCGTTCTGGAAGTTCTCGACGCGCGCATTCCTCTCGCCTCTCACCACCCGCAAGTGAGGGAGTGGATTGGCGACAAACCGCGCGTGATCGTTCTCAATCGCATGGATACGATCCCGATATCGGTGCAACAGGGGTGGAAAAGTGAGTTTGGCGATCGCGGCGAGACTCTCTATTTTACCGATGCCAAGCACGGGAAGGGGATTAATGCGGTTAAAAAGGCCGCCCAAGCAGCAGGAGTGGCGATGAATCAGCGACGGCGCGATCGCGGAATGTTGCCTCGTTCGGTGCGCGCTGTCGTCATTGGGATGCCCAACGTGGGCAAATCCGCGCTGATTAACCGTTTAGTCGGGCGTAAAGCCGTCCGCAGCGAACGCCGCGCGGGGGTGACGCGCCAGCTTCAATGGGTGCGAATTTCGGACGAAATCGAGCTTCTGGACGCACCGGGCGTAATTCCCTGGCGTTTGGAAAATCAAGAGAATGCGGTTAAACTTGCCATTTGTGAAGATATTGGCGAAGCGGCTTATGATAATCAGCGCGTCGCAGCAGCATTAGTTGATTTGCTTATAAAGCTTGGATTTGCAGAGATATTAAAATCCCGCTATCAACTCGAAGCGGAAATGTTAACGGGGGAAGAGTATATTTACAACCTCGCGCAAACTCGCTATCGCGGCGATGTGGAACGAGTCTCCGTTTTGTTTTTAAATGATTTTCGTAAGGGAATTATGGGCGAAATTCCTTTGGAACTGCCGAACGATGGGGACAGGGTAACGGAGGAGTATTAA
- a CDS encoding P pilus assembly/Cpx signaling pathway, periplasmic inhibitor/zinc-resistance associated protein codes for MKSKTKLLSIFAGSIALSCALSSTLPAFSQNNNPTTPPQHGRMHHPDLNLTDAQKAQMQQIHQEERSQIEAILTDAQKAQLQSERANRQQGQAGERRQPPQAGANGGRPPSPFASLNLTDEQRSQIEAIRRATKEKMDAVLTPEQRQQMEQHRQERQQRRQGNTQNPN; via the coding sequence ATGAAATCGAAAACGAAATTACTCTCTATTTTCGCGGGTTCTATTGCCCTTTCTTGCGCCCTCTCCTCAACATTACCCGCCTTCTCTCAAAATAATAATCCGACGACTCCCCCGCAACACGGTCGGATGCACCACCCTGACTTGAATTTGACGGACGCACAAAAGGCGCAAATGCAGCAAATTCATCAAGAAGAGCGATCGCAGATCGAGGCTATTTTAACCGACGCACAGAAAGCGCAACTCCAAAGCGAACGTGCTAATCGCCAACAGGGTCAAGCCGGAGAACGTCGCCAACCGCCTCAAGCTGGCGCGAATGGCGGCAGACCTCCTTCGCCCTTTGCTTCTCTCAATCTTACCGACGAACAACGTTCTCAAATTGAAGCCATCCGTCGCGCCACCAAAGAAAAAATGGATGCAGTTTTGACCCCAGAACAGCGCCAACAAATGGAACAACACCGCCAAGAACGCCAACAGCGCCGTCAAGGAAACACGCAGAACCCGAACTAA